Proteins encoded by one window of Paludisphaera rhizosphaerae:
- a CDS encoding 4Fe-4S dicluster domain-containing protein encodes MMKPPIDDVEKPLTLAELMGAADADPEPTGPRFWRSLSELADDGSFAEQARSAAARAQAAIYGLDEASRRKFLTLMGASFALSGVVGCGVQPVEKIVPYVEQPELIVPGRPLFFATASPAGGDGLGLLVESHMGRPTKIEGNPSHPASQGATDIFAQAEILTLYDPDRSQVLVHDGRVDTWDHFLRFAVDLRTRKLESKGRGLRILTRSVSSPTMLDQLRRLKEAMPEAKWHTYEAVSRDAAHKGAELALGASHELRPHLDKADVVVALDADFLSWGPASVRLSRAFADRRDPDLTGGTMLRLYAFEPTPTVTGAAADHRTPVAAADVLLVAAALAKALKVEGAPALATDRISAHSDAITALAAELEAHKGKAIVLVGDSQPAEVHALALAINSALGAIGTTLTFGPAVEQGASLVELVRDIDAGNVDTLLVLGGNPVYEAPADLKVAEALKNEKLTTLVHMGLYNDETGAISHWHLPEAHFLESWGDVRSSDGTIAPIQPLIEPLYQGHSPIEVLSALLGEVGVPSREVVRNYWRTKLPAPSFEQTWRAALRDGVFRLPGESEAAPTVAAPKLDKVTWPAPAAPGGEDLEIVFRPDPTIWDGRYANNGWLQELPKPITTMTWENAAMVSPALAKKLNLRDGQLVVLDFRSTPLEKKIPILIQPGQAENSVTVHLGYGRARAGRVGNDIGFDANLLRRSDALWSSFGLALKPTQETTKLPITQHHNSMRSEEDGRDILRVHKLGEHPHHHEEPTGSLIPDPPVPQSEDYAWGMAIDLNRCLGCSACTIACQAENNIPVVGKDQVLNSREMHWIRVDRYYEGGEENPATHFQPVPCQQCEKAPCELVCPVEATSHSDEGLNEMTYNRCVGTRYCGNNCPYKVRRFNFLGYNNYEPNVSNLPMVNNPDVTVRMRGVMEKCTYCVQRINEARQNAKIAGGKIGRDEVVTACQGACPTKAIVFGNLKDPESAVSKLKASTRNYSLLGELGTLPRTSYLAKLTNPAGGAGHEAEAPKESHHG; translated from the coding sequence ATGATGAAGCCACCAATCGACGACGTCGAGAAGCCGCTGACCCTCGCCGAGCTGATGGGGGCCGCCGACGCCGACCCCGAGCCCACCGGCCCCCGATTCTGGCGCAGCCTCTCCGAACTGGCCGACGACGGCTCGTTCGCCGAGCAGGCCCGCAGCGCCGCCGCCCGAGCGCAGGCCGCCATTTACGGCCTCGACGAGGCCAGCCGCCGCAAGTTCCTGACGCTCATGGGGGCCTCGTTCGCCCTCTCCGGCGTCGTCGGCTGCGGCGTCCAGCCGGTTGAGAAGATCGTCCCCTACGTCGAACAGCCCGAGCTGATCGTCCCGGGACGGCCGCTCTTCTTCGCCACCGCCTCGCCGGCGGGCGGAGACGGCCTCGGCCTGCTGGTCGAAAGCCACATGGGCCGGCCGACCAAGATCGAAGGGAACCCCAGCCACCCGGCGAGCCAGGGGGCGACCGACATCTTCGCCCAGGCGGAGATCCTCACCCTCTACGATCCCGACCGCTCGCAGGTCCTCGTCCATGACGGCCGCGTCGACACCTGGGACCACTTCCTGAGGTTCGCCGTCGATCTCCGCACCCGCAAGCTGGAATCCAAGGGCCGAGGCCTGCGGATCCTGACTCGCTCGGTCTCCTCGCCGACGATGCTCGACCAGCTCCGGCGGCTCAAAGAGGCCATGCCCGAGGCCAAGTGGCACACCTACGAGGCCGTCTCTCGCGACGCCGCCCACAAGGGCGCCGAGCTGGCTCTGGGAGCTTCCCACGAGCTTCGGCCGCATCTTGATAAGGCTGACGTCGTCGTCGCCCTCGACGCCGACTTCCTTAGCTGGGGGCCAGCCTCCGTCCGCCTCTCGCGAGCCTTCGCCGATCGCCGCGACCCCGACCTCACCGGCGGGACGATGCTCCGGCTCTACGCCTTCGAGCCGACCCCGACCGTCACCGGCGCGGCCGCCGACCACCGGACGCCCGTCGCCGCGGCCGACGTCCTGCTCGTCGCCGCCGCTCTGGCCAAGGCCCTCAAGGTCGAAGGGGCTCCCGCCCTGGCGACCGATCGGATCAGCGCCCACTCGGACGCGATCACCGCTCTGGCCGCCGAGCTTGAAGCCCACAAGGGGAAGGCGATTGTCCTCGTCGGCGACTCGCAGCCGGCCGAGGTTCACGCCCTCGCCCTGGCGATCAACTCCGCCCTGGGCGCGATCGGGACCACGCTCACGTTCGGCCCGGCCGTCGAACAGGGGGCCTCGCTCGTCGAGCTGGTCCGCGACATCGACGCCGGCAACGTCGACACCCTGCTGGTTCTGGGGGGCAACCCGGTCTACGAGGCCCCGGCCGACCTCAAGGTCGCCGAAGCGCTCAAGAACGAGAAGCTCACGACCCTGGTCCACATGGGCCTGTACAACGACGAGACCGGCGCGATCAGCCACTGGCATCTGCCGGAAGCTCACTTCCTCGAATCGTGGGGCGACGTCCGCTCGTCCGACGGCACCATCGCCCCGATCCAGCCGCTGATCGAGCCGCTGTATCAGGGTCATTCGCCGATCGAGGTCCTGTCGGCCCTGCTCGGCGAGGTCGGCGTCCCCTCCCGCGAGGTCGTCCGCAACTACTGGCGGACCAAGCTGCCGGCCCCCTCCTTCGAGCAGACCTGGCGGGCCGCCCTCCGCGACGGCGTCTTCCGGCTCCCCGGCGAGAGCGAGGCGGCTCCGACCGTCGCCGCTCCCAAGCTGGATAAGGTGACCTGGCCGGCCCCGGCCGCTCCGGGCGGCGAGGATCTGGAAATCGTCTTCCGGCCCGACCCCACCATCTGGGACGGTCGGTACGCCAACAACGGCTGGCTCCAGGAGCTGCCCAAGCCGATCACCACCATGACGTGGGAGAACGCGGCGATGGTCAGCCCGGCGCTGGCCAAGAAGCTGAACCTCCGCGACGGCCAGCTCGTCGTGCTCGACTTCCGCAGCACGCCCCTCGAGAAGAAGATCCCGATCCTGATCCAGCCGGGTCAGGCCGAGAACTCGGTGACGGTCCACCTCGGCTACGGCCGCGCCCGCGCCGGCCGCGTCGGGAACGACATCGGATTCGACGCCAATCTGCTGCGACGGTCCGACGCCCTCTGGTCGAGCTTTGGGCTGGCCCTCAAGCCGACCCAGGAAACGACCAAGCTGCCGATCACGCAGCACCACAACTCGATGAGGAGCGAGGAGGACGGCCGCGACATCCTCCGCGTTCACAAGCTCGGCGAGCATCCTCACCACCATGAGGAGCCCACGGGCAGCCTGATCCCCGACCCGCCGGTCCCGCAAAGCGAGGACTACGCCTGGGGGATGGCCATCGACCTGAACCGCTGCTTAGGCTGCTCGGCCTGCACGATCGCCTGCCAGGCCGAAAACAACATCCCGGTCGTCGGCAAGGACCAGGTGCTCAACTCTCGCGAGATGCACTGGATCCGCGTCGACCGCTACTACGAGGGGGGCGAGGAGAACCCGGCGACCCACTTCCAGCCGGTCCCCTGCCAGCAGTGCGAAAAGGCCCCCTGCGAGTTGGTCTGCCCCGTCGAAGCGACCTCCCACAGTGATGAAGGTCTCAATGAGATGACCTACAACCGCTGCGTGGGGACGCGATACTGCGGCAACAACTGCCCCTACAAGGTCCGGCGGTTCAACTTCCTCGGCTACAACAACTACGAGCCGAACGTCAGCAACCTGCCGATGGTGAACAACCCCGACGTCACGGTCCGGATGCGGGGCGTGATGGAGAAGTGCACCTACTGCGTGCAGCGGATCAACGAGGCTCGACAGAACGCCAAGATCGCCGGCGGCAAGATCGGTCGCGACGAGGTCGTCACGGCCTGCCAGGGCGCCTGCCCCACCAAGGCGATCGTCTTCGGCAACCTCAAGGACCCCGAAAGCGCCGTGTCGAAGCTGAAGGCTTCAACCCGGAACTACTCGCTGCTCGGGGAGCTGGGGACGCTGCCGCGGACGTCCTACCTGGCGAAGCTGACCAACCCCGCCGGCGGCGCCGGCCACGAGGCCGAGGCCCCGAAGGAGTCGCACCATGGCTGA
- a CDS encoding GH36-type glycosyl hydrolase domain-containing protein, protein MKRRPGSPDPVVGKISFDVRFQPMSQLRELSFNPFARLGSVALAALAAAMIALALRPWLGTHAQGRQTWTTGAKAVARDLALGAGWAATAALIAAVYGIGELDALAAGWRAAWIALGGAAVGAWWSLVLSGRTPSPWEAARHAAVAGLLALASSPMTLIQPPGEWRQILWLSQTGAAVTLAVYVLAHVVRLSTTGKGLGAAGAALIAGTPFVAGGLTLLEPSGLLDGLAGSSAIAAYLMRAGVVFLFNVLLAEGLGWVSGKASRSAAGFLAMLAAAAAVAAGPWIASLGSGANLAGLMPDLRLPIVVLATIFSQAGLWAEAYLCTGLAIDAVNGRPPTGTSMRSHPWQGMKKGMIYSGIFMTLLYVVATLVARPGFRGLFDAHPLPWSALLGAIAFPFVKTIFESFDGSPPFFERLARSYRDPWLTARGAIIGFGLAFGFLGSWQDREMSHRAALGFLIGAAAYAGVDAVRDSIRGALSRGGLQALRFYGVRVLLGGLIGAAIGFYLDATQVGVVIAKFLKYTSVGRPAEDFGIYPLVSKWGFMRLGTVQGGADLLFAEALAGVLTWSTAAWLFALNRTFMAAGFEKQTAPIRAMFSAAGLRQLGENSIQVARWGLWMSPIINSFLRPMGDPTWYNQDGALRTVVATFESLTKTPEAFRAWSLQMFIYLLAYDAVRVLIWMDHMGLRVATLVNLSFLGVDAGERKLARFLAPSSTARCIPEAVKRFATWAPLLLPFYIPRGADWDHAWTASQAIISQEGSFWGDLAARPIGEQFKLLALAALACAAVCMIVRLVRRLLGVKAPTTLSLHNASYELTVREDGAVIGRSPLKDQDVSRRSYDLLDPAGREFFLVEGGESSSILAGSYLSDWRRHGDSLDHGKGHEASHLGTMMKVSLPEDGDPVELWTLTVGNPTDSLRTVKLVPYIEWVLNRADADRNHTQYNRLFAELEYVDALHAILAWDKHAKAMGFLATDRKPEGFLTSRMDFIGRARSLDQPRALETLDFTPARDEAAHPTLDPIGSLLVDVIVPPRGEVSVRFLIGLATDKAQTADLIAKHLEIPGANSGPPARTRKERHRIGHGEIPEGTPSPYCEFVEDGSKLLVRTPFTPRPFDHTMSNGLGHIMVVTNRGLHTSASVNAQQNRLTPDWSDIVTKEVPSEAFYLHDPATGEWFSPTYHPLNDPEAATESEFGVDGTAVFRMSKGTLETELTTFVPPDDPVGVYLLMVKNNADSPRRLRVAPYFQMVLAGQPEFAGTLAVRIDKTLNAVFFENPRNTFRTGPAFVAVSEDVERFETRRGRFFGRQGRLGLSRPFLVEQGDPNTNIDDDRPIAGLLTTIEVPARGSYTVVVVLGQADDRASAEAVIRKYQDVADVEEGLEATRRWWLNLAATVQVDSDSQEFDAYLDWLKYQALAERIWSRRGFYQASGAYGFRDQLQDSVNLIWVDPEIARRQIILHASQQFLEGDVVHWFHRLQDGRTGFVGRSHASDNLLWLAWAVADYLDATGDASLLDERTPYLESEQPFEPLPRGKHGMGFDPIRSTRSDTVYRHCLRAINLVLDKRMGAHGIPLIGTGDWNDGLDEIGSEGRGESVWLGFFLSYILQRFIPAIEARDGKARAESYARRLAALNEAIQKTWRGDRYLRAIHDDGTEIGVKGSGVWEIDALTAAWAVMSGIDPDRGRIVFETALEVLEQQDTILLGYPPLREDTKPYLGRSSWYPEGVRENGMYSHGVQWLVGAARVLAEQAAKRGDIEAAKAYTETAFRLWKKIAAVFHSDPTTIEIYGGQPNKQAADMVTTFDPGRMIWNGYTGAAGWMFRQAMESVLGLRLAAGTAFEPTDVEAAEELGTVHVVRDVSCSPFAATGPGAPEDRPAASRIER, encoded by the coding sequence GTGAAACGCCGCCCCGGCTCGCCAGACCCCGTCGTCGGCAAGATCAGCTTCGACGTTCGGTTTCAGCCCATGAGCCAGTTACGCGAACTCAGCTTCAATCCATTCGCCAGGCTTGGCTCCGTCGCGCTGGCGGCTCTGGCGGCCGCGATGATCGCTCTGGCGCTGCGGCCCTGGCTGGGAACGCACGCCCAGGGCCGTCAAACCTGGACGACGGGCGCGAAGGCCGTGGCGCGAGATCTCGCCCTGGGCGCGGGCTGGGCGGCGACGGCTGCTTTGATCGCCGCGGTTTATGGGATCGGCGAGTTGGACGCTCTGGCGGCCGGCTGGCGAGCGGCCTGGATCGCGCTAGGGGGAGCGGCGGTCGGGGCCTGGTGGTCGCTCGTGCTGTCGGGCAGGACGCCCAGCCCGTGGGAGGCCGCGCGGCACGCGGCTGTCGCCGGTCTGCTGGCGTTGGCGTCCAGTCCCATGACGCTGATCCAACCGCCCGGGGAATGGCGGCAGATTCTCTGGCTGAGTCAGACGGGCGCGGCGGTGACGCTGGCGGTGTACGTCCTGGCCCACGTCGTGCGTCTGTCGACGACGGGGAAGGGGCTGGGAGCGGCCGGAGCGGCTCTCATCGCGGGAACGCCATTCGTCGCCGGCGGGCTCACGCTGCTGGAACCGAGCGGGCTGCTCGACGGCCTTGCGGGAAGCTCGGCGATCGCCGCCTACCTGATGCGTGCGGGGGTCGTCTTCCTGTTCAACGTGCTGCTGGCCGAGGGCCTGGGATGGGTCTCGGGGAAGGCTTCGCGATCGGCGGCCGGATTCCTGGCAATGCTGGCGGCGGCGGCCGCGGTCGCGGCGGGACCGTGGATCGCCTCGCTGGGATCGGGGGCGAACCTCGCCGGCCTGATGCCCGACCTCCGCCTGCCGATCGTCGTGCTGGCGACGATCTTCTCGCAGGCCGGCCTGTGGGCCGAGGCCTACCTCTGCACGGGCCTGGCGATCGACGCCGTGAACGGACGGCCTCCGACGGGGACCTCGATGCGGTCGCATCCGTGGCAGGGGATGAAGAAGGGGATGATCTACAGCGGGATCTTCATGACCTTGCTGTACGTCGTCGCAACGCTCGTCGCGCGTCCTGGATTCCGCGGCCTGTTCGACGCGCATCCGCTGCCGTGGTCGGCTCTGCTGGGGGCGATCGCCTTCCCGTTCGTGAAGACGATCTTCGAGTCGTTCGACGGCAGTCCGCCGTTCTTCGAGCGACTCGCGCGGAGCTATCGCGACCCCTGGCTGACGGCTCGGGGCGCGATCATCGGCTTTGGGTTGGCCTTCGGCTTCCTGGGTTCCTGGCAGGACCGAGAGATGTCGCACCGCGCGGCCCTGGGCTTCCTCATTGGAGCCGCGGCTTACGCGGGGGTTGACGCCGTTCGCGACTCGATCCGCGGGGCTCTGAGCCGGGGCGGTTTGCAGGCCCTGCGGTTCTACGGCGTGCGGGTCTTGCTGGGCGGCCTCATCGGCGCGGCGATTGGGTTTTACCTTGATGCGACCCAGGTCGGGGTCGTGATCGCGAAGTTCCTCAAGTACACGTCGGTGGGACGACCGGCCGAGGATTTCGGGATCTATCCGCTCGTAAGCAAATGGGGGTTCATGAGGCTGGGAACCGTGCAGGGGGGGGCCGACCTCCTCTTCGCCGAGGCGCTCGCCGGGGTGCTGACCTGGTCGACGGCCGCCTGGCTGTTCGCGCTCAATCGGACCTTCATGGCGGCCGGCTTCGAGAAGCAAACCGCCCCGATCCGGGCGATGTTCTCGGCGGCCGGGCTGCGGCAACTGGGCGAAAATTCGATCCAGGTGGCGCGGTGGGGCCTCTGGATGTCGCCGATCATCAACTCGTTCCTCCGACCGATGGGCGACCCGACCTGGTACAACCAGGACGGCGCGTTGCGGACCGTCGTCGCGACGTTCGAGTCGCTAACGAAGACGCCCGAGGCGTTCCGTGCCTGGTCGTTGCAGATGTTCATTTACCTTCTGGCCTACGACGCGGTCCGGGTCCTGATCTGGATGGACCACATGGGCCTTCGGGTGGCGACGCTCGTCAACCTGAGCTTCCTGGGCGTCGACGCCGGGGAGCGCAAGCTGGCCCGCTTCCTGGCGCCGTCGTCGACGGCTCGCTGCATCCCGGAAGCCGTCAAGCGATTCGCCACCTGGGCGCCGTTGCTCCTGCCGTTCTACATCCCTCGAGGCGCGGACTGGGACCACGCCTGGACCGCATCCCAGGCCATCATCAGCCAGGAGGGGAGCTTCTGGGGCGATCTCGCCGCGCGGCCGATCGGCGAACAATTCAAGCTGCTGGCGCTGGCGGCCCTCGCCTGCGCTGCTGTCTGCATGATCGTCCGATTGGTCCGCCGCCTGTTGGGAGTGAAGGCGCCGACGACGCTCTCGCTCCACAACGCCTCTTACGAGTTGACAGTCCGGGAGGACGGCGCGGTCATCGGGCGGTCTCCGCTGAAAGATCAGGACGTGAGCCGTCGTTCGTACGATCTGCTCGACCCGGCCGGCCGCGAGTTCTTCCTGGTGGAGGGGGGCGAGTCGTCTTCGATCCTCGCCGGGAGCTACCTCTCCGACTGGCGGCGACACGGAGACTCCCTGGACCACGGCAAGGGGCATGAGGCCTCTCACCTGGGGACGATGATGAAGGTCAGCCTCCCGGAAGACGGCGACCCCGTCGAACTGTGGACGCTGACCGTCGGCAACCCCACCGACTCCTTGCGCACCGTCAAACTCGTTCCCTACATCGAGTGGGTTCTGAACCGCGCCGACGCCGATCGAAACCACACGCAGTACAACCGCCTGTTCGCCGAGCTGGAGTACGTCGACGCGCTCCATGCGATCCTCGCCTGGGACAAGCACGCCAAGGCGATGGGCTTCCTGGCGACCGACCGCAAGCCCGAAGGGTTCCTGACGTCTCGGATGGACTTCATCGGCCGGGCTCGATCCCTGGACCAGCCTCGGGCGTTGGAGACGCTCGACTTCACGCCCGCGCGAGACGAAGCGGCGCATCCGACGCTCGATCCCATCGGAAGCCTCCTCGTGGATGTGATCGTGCCTCCGAGGGGGGAAGTCTCGGTCCGTTTTTTGATCGGCCTGGCGACCGACAAGGCCCAGACGGCCGATCTGATCGCCAAGCATCTCGAGATCCCCGGCGCGAATTCGGGGCCCCCGGCTCGAACGCGAAAAGAACGGCACCGGATCGGTCACGGCGAGATCCCCGAGGGAACGCCGTCGCCCTACTGCGAATTCGTCGAGGACGGCTCGAAGCTCCTCGTCCGCACGCCCTTCACGCCTCGACCGTTCGACCACACGATGTCGAACGGACTGGGCCACATCATGGTCGTGACGAATCGGGGATTGCACACGTCGGCGAGCGTCAACGCCCAGCAGAACCGACTGACGCCCGACTGGTCGGACATCGTGACGAAGGAAGTTCCGTCGGAGGCGTTCTACCTCCACGACCCGGCGACCGGCGAATGGTTCTCGCCGACGTACCACCCGCTGAACGATCCCGAGGCGGCGACGGAATCCGAGTTCGGCGTCGACGGTACGGCCGTCTTTCGGATGAGCAAGGGGACTCTCGAAACCGAGCTGACCACCTTCGTCCCGCCCGACGATCCAGTCGGCGTCTATCTCCTGATGGTGAAGAACAACGCCGACTCGCCGCGACGGCTGCGCGTGGCCCCGTACTTCCAGATGGTTCTGGCTGGCCAGCCCGAATTCGCCGGCACGCTCGCGGTACGGATCGATAAGACGCTCAACGCCGTCTTCTTCGAAAACCCCCGCAACACGTTCCGGACCGGCCCGGCGTTCGTCGCCGTCTCGGAAGACGTTGAGCGGTTCGAGACCCGCCGTGGCCGGTTCTTCGGCCGTCAGGGAAGGCTCGGCCTGAGTCGTCCGTTCCTCGTCGAACAGGGCGATCCGAACACGAACATCGACGACGACCGGCCCATCGCCGGCCTGCTGACGACGATCGAGGTCCCGGCGCGGGGCTCGTACACGGTCGTCGTCGTGCTGGGCCAGGCCGACGATCGGGCCTCGGCCGAGGCCGTCATCCGGAAGTATCAGGACGTGGCCGACGTCGAAGAAGGCCTGGAGGCTACCCGCCGCTGGTGGTTGAATCTCGCGGCGACCGTCCAGGTCGACTCGGATTCGCAGGAGTTCGACGCCTACCTCGACTGGCTGAAATACCAGGCGCTCGCCGAGCGGATCTGGTCGCGGCGGGGGTTCTACCAGGCCAGCGGCGCGTATGGGTTCCGCGACCAGTTGCAGGATTCGGTCAACCTGATCTGGGTCGACCCGGAAATCGCGCGGCGGCAGATCATTCTGCACGCCTCTCAGCAGTTCCTCGAAGGGGACGTCGTCCACTGGTTCCACCGGCTCCAGGATGGCCGCACGGGCTTTGTGGGGAGGTCGCACGCCTCCGACAACCTCCTCTGGCTGGCCTGGGCCGTTGCCGATTATCTCGACGCCACTGGAGACGCCTCGCTCCTCGACGAGCGGACGCCCTATCTGGAATCGGAGCAGCCCTTCGAGCCCCTGCCGAGGGGCAAGCACGGGATGGGCTTCGACCCGATCCGATCGACGCGGTCAGACACGGTCTATCGCCACTGCCTCCGCGCGATCAACCTCGTCCTCGACAAACGGATGGGGGCGCACGGGATCCCTCTGATCGGCACGGGCGACTGGAACGACGGCCTGGATGAGATCGGCAGCGAGGGCAGGGGGGAGAGCGTCTGGCTGGGCTTCTTCCTGTCGTACATCCTCCAGCGGTTCATCCCGGCGATCGAGGCCCGCGACGGCAAGGCGCGAGCCGAATCCTATGCCCGTCGACTCGCCGCCCTGAACGAGGCGATCCAGAAGACCTGGCGAGGCGACCGCTACTTGCGGGCGATCCACGACGACGGCACGGAGATCGGCGTGAAGGGGAGCGGCGTCTGGGAGATCGACGCCCTCACCGCCGCCTGGGCCGTGATGTCGGGGATCGACCCCGACCGAGGCCGGATCGTCTTCGAAACCGCCCTGGAGGTCCTGGAACAGCAAGACACGATCCTCCTGGGGTATCCCCCTCTGCGCGAGGATACGAAACCCTACCTCGGCCGCAGCAGTTGGTATCCCGAGGGGGTTCGCGAGAACGGCATGTACAGCCACGGCGTCCAGTGGCTCGTCGGCGCGGCTCGCGTGCTGGCCGAGCAGGCCGCGAAACGCGGCGACATCGAGGCGGCGAAGGCTTATACCGAAACGGCCTTCCGCCTCTGGAAGAAGATCGCCGCCGTCTTCCATTCAGACCCGACCACGATCGAGATCTACGGGGGCCAGCCCAACAAGCAGGCGGCCGACATGGTGACGACGTTCGATCCGGGCCGTATGATCTGGAATGGCTACACCGGCGCGGCGGGCTGGATGTTCCGCCAGGCGATGGAGTCGGTCCTCGGCCTGCGACTCGCAGCCGGGACCGCCTTCGAGCCGACGGACGTCGAGGCCGCCGAGGAGTTGGGAACCGTCCACGTCGTGCGTGACGTCTCCTGCAGCCCGTTCGCCGCGACCGGCCCCGGCGCTCCCGAGGACCGGCCGGCCGCTTCGAGGATCGAACGATGA
- the nrfD gene encoding NrfD/PsrC family molybdoenzyme membrane anchor subunit: MAENHHEAGGDSKTPVLAPGHDYASVTRTISDIVLERAPDWRWALGMGAGSSLLMIFGIAVAYLIYMGTGIWGINAPVMWGWAIINFVWWVGIGHAGTLISAILLLLKQQWRTSINRFAEAMTLFAVACAGVFPLLHMGRPWKFFWMMPYPSTMALLPQWRSPLVWDVFAVSTYATVSALFWYVGLLPDLATLRDRAKNKYIAMIYGALALGWRGSARHWARYKSAYILLAALATPLVVSVHSVVSLDFTAGVIPGWHATIFPPYFVAGAIFSGFAMVVTLCVPLRSWYGLKDFITDRHLDNMAKVMLATGMVVGYGYVTELFMAWYSGNPYEQFLLLNARPFGTYSNAWRFMFFCNVIVPQLLWVPSIRRNTAILWVISIFVNIGMWLERYVIVVTSLSQDFLPGAWADYSPTKWDVMTYLGTLGLFTFCLFLFVRTLPAIAVAEMRELVHETHIEHAPHAASGAHGETA; encoded by the coding sequence ATGGCTGAGAATCATCACGAGGCCGGCGGCGACTCCAAGACGCCGGTCCTGGCCCCGGGGCACGACTACGCCTCGGTCACCAGGACGATCAGCGACATCGTCCTGGAGCGAGCCCCCGACTGGCGGTGGGCGCTGGGGATGGGAGCAGGCTCCTCGCTGCTGATGATCTTCGGCATCGCGGTGGCCTACCTGATCTACATGGGCACCGGGATCTGGGGCATCAACGCCCCGGTCATGTGGGGCTGGGCGATCATCAACTTCGTCTGGTGGGTCGGCATCGGCCACGCCGGGACGCTGATCTCGGCCATCCTCTTGCTGCTCAAGCAGCAGTGGCGGACGTCGATCAACCGGTTCGCTGAGGCGATGACCCTGTTCGCCGTCGCCTGCGCCGGCGTCTTCCCGCTGCTGCACATGGGTCGGCCCTGGAAGTTCTTCTGGATGATGCCCTACCCGAGCACCATGGCGCTGCTGCCCCAATGGCGCAGCCCGCTGGTCTGGGACGTGTTCGCCGTCTCGACCTACGCGACGGTCTCGGCCCTCTTCTGGTATGTGGGCTTACTCCCCGACCTGGCGACCCTCCGCGACCGGGCCAAGAACAAGTACATCGCCATGATTTACGGCGCCCTGGCCCTGGGCTGGCGGGGATCGGCCCGGCACTGGGCGCGTTACAAGAGCGCGTACATTCTGCTGGCCGCCCTGGCCACCCCGCTGGTCGTCTCGGTGCACTCGGTGGTGTCGCTCGACTTCACCGCCGGCGTCATCCCGGGCTGGCACGCCACGATCTTCCCGCCGTACTTCGTTGCGGGCGCCATCTTCTCGGGCTTCGCGATGGTCGTCACCCTCTGCGTCCCCCTGCGGTCGTGGTACGGGCTGAAGGACTTCATCACCGACCGCCACCTGGACAACATGGCCAAGGTCATGCTGGCCACGGGCATGGTCGTCGGTTACGGCTACGTCACCGAGCTGTTCATGGCCTGGTACAGCGGCAACCCCTACGAGCAGTTCTTGCTGCTGAACGCCCGCCCCTTCGGGACCTACTCGAACGCCTGGCGGTTCATGTTCTTCTGCAACGTGATCGTGCCGCAGTTGCTCTGGGTGCCTTCGATCCGGCGGAACACGGCGATCCTCTGGGTGATCTCGATCTTCGTCAACATCGGCATGTGGCTCGAACGCTATGTGATCGTGGTCACGAGCCTCAGCCAGGACTTCCTGCCGGGCGCCTGGGCCGACTACAGCCCGACGAAGTGGGACGTCATGACCTACCTGGGGACGCTCGGCCTGTTCACCTTCTGCCTGTTCCTGTTCGTCCGGACTCTGCCGGCGATCGCCGTCGCCGAGATGCGAGAGCTGGTGCACGAGACGCACATCGAGCACGCCCCCCACGCCGCGTCCGGGGCGCACGGAGAGACCGCATGA
- a CDS encoding cytochrome c3 family protein yields the protein MPQVFPPSANTLSRVVLFGLAAGPAAVLGTMMLLVRSPLQTQVGVVREQPVQFSHEHHVTGLGIDCRFCHASVETSAAAGMPPTHTCMTCHSQIWSGSPMLEPVRASLKEQKPIQWNRVHDLPDFVYFNHGVHVQKGVGCVECHGRVDKMPLAWREKPLTMQWCLDCHRNPEPHLRPKEAVFAMDWTPPEGSGLEAAETKPMNHVEVGQLTNCSICHR from the coding sequence ATGCCCCAGGTCTTCCCCCCGAGTGCCAACACGCTCTCGCGCGTGGTCCTGTTCGGCCTCGCGGCCGGGCCGGCGGCGGTGCTGGGGACCATGATGCTGCTGGTCCGGTCCCCATTGCAGACGCAGGTCGGCGTGGTCCGCGAGCAGCCCGTCCAGTTCTCGCACGAACACCACGTCACCGGTCTGGGGATCGACTGCCGCTTCTGCCACGCCTCGGTCGAGACGTCGGCCGCCGCCGGCATGCCGCCGACCCACACCTGTATGACGTGCCACTCCCAGATTTGGTCCGGCAGCCCAATGCTTGAGCCGGTGCGGGCCAGTCTGAAGGAGCAGAAGCCGATTCAGTGGAACCGGGTCCACGACCTGCCCGACTTCGTGTACTTCAACCACGGCGTCCACGTCCAGAAGGGCGTCGGCTGCGTCGAGTGCCACGGCCGCGTCGACAAGATGCCCCTGGCCTGGCGTGAGAAGCCGCTGACGATGCAGTGGTGCCTGGACTGTCACCGCAATCCAGAGCCCCATCTTCGTCCCAAGGAGGCCGTCTTCGCCATGGACTGGACGCCCCCCGAGGGGAGCGGGCTCGAAGCGGCTGAGACGAAACCGATGAACCATGTGGAGGTCGGTCAGTTGACGAACTGCTCGATTTGTCACCGATGA